The genomic region CGCGAGGACCTGGTCGTGGTCTCCTCACCGGACGCGCCGAGACCCGGCCGGGGCCGGCGCACCGTACGCATCGCCGACCTGGAGGGCGAGCGCCTGGTGATGTTCCGGCACGGCTACGACCTGCGCGAACTGACCGTGGCCGCGTGCCGCGCGGAGGGGTTCGAGCCGGACTTCGCGGTGGAGGGCGGGGAGATGGACGCGGTGCTGGGGTTCGTGCGGGCGGGGCTGGGGGTGGCCGTCGTGCCGCGCATGGTGGCGGCGAGATCGGGCCGCGGCCTGCGCGTCACGCCGCTGGCCCGGCCCGGTCTGCACCGCACGATCGCCCTGGCCCACCGCAGCGACGTGGCGCCGCCCCGGGCGGCCAGGGAACTCCAGCGCATGCTGCTGGAACGGTGAGCGGCGGCCGGTGCCCGGGGGCGTTCCCCTCGGCGGGTCAGCCCAGGCTGGCGTTCTGTTCGTCGGAGGTGGTCCGGTCGGCGGAGCTGGTCCGGTCGGCGTCCCGGCCGGGGCCGGCGGACTCTTCGTCGGCGGTCTCTTCGTCGGCGGGCGCGGCGTTCCGGCGGGACAGCAGGGAGACGGCCAGGGCGAGCAACCCGCCGATGGCCGCCTGGACGGCGCAGTAGATCCAGAAGCGGCTGTCGCCGTCGGGCGAGTCCGTGGCCCGCTGGTAGAACCAGCCGCCGGCCCACGCGCTCGCGAACGCACCGATGCCGGTGGCCAGGCGCTGGTTGCCGAAGACCACTCCCGGGCTGTCGGGCGAGTAACGCAGCGCCTCCAGCTCGCTCTTGAGGAAGAGCACCACCTCCCCCAGGCTGATCAGCACGACGCCGACGACGACGGCGAGGAGTCCGGCCCACCCGATCAGCAGCAGGCCGCAGGCGAAGAGCGCGAAGGACAGGGCCGTGGCGAGGGGAAAGCCGAGTCCGTTGATGCGTTTCGCCAGCACGGGCTGGAGCGCGACCACGAGCAGCCCGTTGATCAGCAGCAGGACGCTGAAGACGGTGGACGAGTAGTGCGCCACCACGTACAGGCTCAGGTAGTTCTGGAAGAACATGTACGCGTAGAAGCCGAGGGCCGCGGTGATGACCGGCGGGATGAGCAACAACCGCACCGCGCCGCCGCGTTCTTTTCGCGGCTCGGGCCGCCGGATCTCGGCGTCCGGGGGCAGCGCCTTGACGTGCAGCAGCGTGACGGCGGCGAAGATGCCCGAGGCCACCGCGAACACCGCCATCGGCGCGCGCATGATGAAGAGGCCGGAGATGAGCGGGCCGAGCGCCATCCCGCTGTTGAGCGCCGCGTTGTTGAGGGACAGGAAGAGGGGCCGGCGGTCCGCGTCGCAGTCCCGGACCACGTAGGCCTTGTTGGCCGGGAGGTACAGCGCCACGCCGACCGCCGACAGCAGCAGCGCCGGGATCGACAGGGCGGGGGCCCTGATGGACACCACGAACAGCGCGAAGCTGATCGTGCGGATCACCAGGGCCACCACCATGGTGCGCCGGAGCCCGAACCTGTCGGCGACGTACCCGCCGACCACGCCACCGGACATCTGCACGAACGACGCCACGGCGATGACGAGGCCGACGACCTCCAGGTCCATCTTCATCCGGTCGTGCAGGAAGAAGGACATGAACGGCATGACCATGAAACCGGCCAGCGGGATCAGGAACGAGGCCGCCAGGAGGAGCCTGAAGGTCGGCGACAGCTCGTTCATGCGCCTCAGGCGTCCGAGTGCTGCGTTCAGCATGCGTTGCTCCAGCGAGGGATCGTGCGAGGTGGTGCGAGGCCGGGGCCGGCCCCGCCGCCGAAGCCGGTCTGTCAGGATGGCACGACGGTCGACAGGGCGGCGCGCAGGGCCAGTTCGGCATCCCGCAGGGCCCGGCTCGGCGCTCCGGGCGACGGCACGTAGTGGTTGTAGTAGCTCGACCCCTCCGTGTGCGGCCCCAACAGGAAGATCCGCTCCTGCACGGCGCCCGCGGCGTCCACGGCCCGGCCTTCCCGGGTCACGTCCAGACCGGTCGTGCTCGCGCTGCGGTGCCGCAGGGTGCGCAGCCGGCCCGCCTTGGCCAGTCCGCCGAGCAGTGAACCCTCGGCCTCGTCCGCCGCCGGTTCCTGCACATGGGCCAGGACGACCCGGTCCGCCTCCAGCCGGTGGGCCGCGGCCAGAGTCGTGGACTCCAGCGTCCACACGGCGCCGTCCGTGGAGCGGCGCAGCAGGCTGTGCGCGCCGGGTGCGGGACGTACGACACCCGCCTCGATCAGCGCCAGCAGCTCGGCCGAGCGGTCCAGTTGGGGGCCGATGACCGTGCGGTTGACCAGGGAGACGAAGTCCGA from Streptomyces chartreusis NRRL 3882 harbors:
- a CDS encoding MFS transporter → MLNAALGRLRRMNELSPTFRLLLAASFLIPLAGFMVMPFMSFFLHDRMKMDLEVVGLVIAVASFVQMSGGVVGGYVADRFGLRRTMVVALVIRTISFALFVVSIRAPALSIPALLLSAVGVALYLPANKAYVVRDCDADRRPLFLSLNNAALNSGMALGPLISGLFIMRAPMAVFAVASGIFAAVTLLHVKALPPDAEIRRPEPRKERGGAVRLLLIPPVITAALGFYAYMFFQNYLSLYVVAHYSSTVFSVLLLINGLLVVALQPVLAKRINGLGFPLATALSFALFACGLLLIGWAGLLAVVVGVVLISLGEVVLFLKSELEALRYSPDSPGVVFGNQRLATGIGAFASAWAGGWFYQRATDSPDGDSRFWIYCAVQAAIGGLLALAVSLLSRRNAAPADEETADEESAGPGRDADRTSSADRTTSDEQNASLG